Proteins encoded in a region of the Nocardia asteroides genome:
- a CDS encoding IS3 family transposase, whose translation MESFFSLLQRNVLDRHQWTNREQLRIAIVTWIQRTYHRRRRQTRLRRLTPIEYEAIMTPAARQAA comes from the coding sequence ATGGAGAGCTTCTTCAGCCTGCTGCAACGCAACGTCCTGGACCGGCATCAGTGGACCAACCGTGAACAACTCCGGATCGCGATCGTGACTTGGATCCAACGCACCTACCACCGGCGCCGACGCCAAACCCGACTCAGACGTTTGACCCCGATCGAATACGAAGCGATCATGACCCCAGCAGCCCGACAGGCTGCATAA
- a CDS encoding ABC transporter ATP-binding protein/permease has protein sequence MIRRILQIWPHRGMINALALRYILSGVLQGLVLVMLLPLLRELLSDPIRIGDVHWWLFGIAVVGVAYLASVWWGHAVGYPTANRIMRDLQHSLGEHLGRLPLGWYVNQTPGRIARAVAQNTPSAASIVSHVWPERIAAIATPATVVVGVFFVDWRIALAFLAAVPAAVFVMRWSAPIIRDTQHRMDEASEEAAARAIEFAQAQPVLRATGRASAGFAPMEQALDQQRRAFRHALARHTLPQYAYVGIVQIGFTLVVVTGAWLATRGELAVPEAIALLVLASRFIEPLAAIASLSGAIQVADVALERVGTILNAPPLPEPTSGQAPTEHDITLNRVRFGYEHTRVIDDVTVTIPSGGMTAIVGPSGSGKTTLLRLIARFWDVDSGSIQIGGIDLRDIPTPDLMRTLAVVFQDTYLFDGTIEDNLTIAAPDADEAQLHRAAAAARLDEIIERLPEGWQARTGEGGIALSGGERQRVAIARALLKDSPIVLFDEATAALDPENEAAISAGISELVAAGRTVVIIAHKIATIQHADQILFLDDGRLAETGTHATLLRAGGRFADFWRERHASAEWSIRP, from the coding sequence ATGATCCGCCGCATCCTCCAGATTTGGCCGCACCGCGGCATGATCAATGCGCTCGCCCTGCGCTACATACTCTCCGGCGTCCTTCAGGGCCTCGTGCTCGTCATGCTCCTGCCGTTGCTGCGCGAGCTGTTGTCGGACCCGATTCGCATTGGAGATGTGCACTGGTGGTTGTTCGGGATCGCCGTCGTCGGGGTCGCCTATCTTGCGAGTGTGTGGTGGGGCCACGCTGTGGGATATCCGACCGCCAACCGTATTATGCGCGACCTGCAACATAGTCTTGGCGAGCACCTCGGGCGACTCCCGCTGGGTTGGTATGTGAATCAGACACCGGGGCGCATCGCGCGCGCCGTGGCCCAGAACACCCCCTCGGCGGCGAGCATCGTTTCCCACGTCTGGCCTGAGCGGATTGCGGCGATCGCCACTCCGGCCACGGTCGTCGTCGGCGTGTTTTTCGTGGATTGGCGGATCGCCCTAGCCTTCCTGGCGGCGGTGCCCGCCGCCGTATTTGTGATGCGCTGGTCGGCTCCGATCATCCGCGACACTCAGCACCGCATGGACGAGGCTTCTGAGGAAGCAGCTGCCCGCGCCATCGAGTTCGCCCAAGCCCAGCCGGTGCTCCGGGCCACCGGAAGAGCCAGTGCTGGCTTCGCACCGATGGAGCAGGCTCTCGACCAGCAACGACGCGCGTTCCGCCACGCGCTCGCCCGACACACACTGCCGCAATACGCGTACGTCGGGATCGTCCAGATCGGCTTCACCCTTGTCGTGGTCACCGGAGCCTGGCTCGCCACCCGCGGCGAGCTCGCCGTGCCCGAGGCCATCGCGCTGCTCGTGCTCGCGTCACGTTTCATCGAACCACTCGCTGCGATCGCCAGCCTCTCCGGCGCGATCCAGGTCGCAGACGTGGCCCTCGAACGCGTGGGCACCATCCTGAATGCGCCGCCTCTTCCCGAGCCTACGAGCGGTCAGGCTCCCACTGAGCACGACATCACCTTGAACCGAGTGCGCTTCGGCTACGAGCACACTCGTGTCATCGATGACGTCACAGTCACAATCCCCTCTGGAGGCATGACCGCGATCGTCGGACCATCAGGATCGGGCAAGACCACCCTGCTCCGACTCATCGCCCGCTTCTGGGATGTCGATTCCGGCTCGATTCAAATCGGCGGGATCGACCTTCGTGACATCCCCACGCCCGATCTGATGCGCACTCTGGCGGTCGTCTTCCAGGACACCTACCTATTCGACGGCACCATCGAGGACAACCTGACTATCGCCGCCCCGGACGCCGACGAGGCACAACTCCACCGGGCCGCGGCCGCCGCCAGACTCGATGAAATCATCGAACGGCTCCCCGAAGGCTGGCAGGCCCGTACCGGCGAAGGCGGTATCGCGCTCTCCGGCGGGGAACGCCAGCGGGTCGCGATTGCTCGTGCTCTGCTCAAGGATTCGCCCATCGTGCTCTTCGATGAAGCCACCGCCGCGCTCGACCCCGAGAACGAGGCCGCTATCAGCGCTGGGATCAGCGAACTCGTGGCGGCAGGCCGAACCGTCGTCATCATCGCCCACAAAATCGCCACTATCCAGCACGCCGATCAAATCCTCTTCCTCGACGACGGACGACTGGCTGAGACTGGGACTCACGCCACGCTCCTACGAGCCGGCGGCCGTTTCGCCGACTTCTGGCGCGAGCGCCACGCATCAGCCGAGTGGAGTATCCGCCCGTGA
- a CDS encoding ABC transporter ATP-binding protein/permease, which produces MTLLVTGADVSDDKVDELDRPLRSAVRDLLRPVRRQLYLGAGLAFVSSMLGLLPYVAVAEIGRELTSAQQADVVWMWVWVGVVGAAGRLLLMVVANLVTHYADADLQRSLRARLARHAAVLPLGWFTGRGSGELKKAMEDDIEDMHHMVAHAVLDLASAIGLPIVALVYLTATDWRMTLATLAVLPLASFAMGAAHRTMPARMAELTAAQVELNNATIEYVDGIQVVKAYGGAGRTYRRLSEGIDRFCDTLAAWTAEAGRAMFVTLLLLSPASVLLVVAGAGTGFVAAGWLDPVDLLPFLLVGVSLPTPYMTIAQGTQQLRKARVAAEHLRNVLDQPVLPEPDAPQTPRTYSIRFDAVTFGYTAEKPVLQSVDLLCRQGTVTAVVGPSGSGKTTLSRLIPRFFDVGAGSVTIGGVDVRDIQQEKLLARIAIVFQDIVLLRDTIRENIRLGRPGASDAEVEAAARAAQMHETILALPEGYDTVIAGRGGVLSGGQRQRITIARAILQDAPIVLLDEATAYVDPENERAVQEALGRLARGRTVVVVAHRLYTIQHADQIVVLDAGRVVERGTHDELLSAGGRYRAMWTAQNQTPQVTAPRGKDESR; this is translated from the coding sequence ATGACTTTGCTGGTTACAGGTGCGGATGTGTCGGACGACAAAGTCGACGAGCTCGACCGGCCCCTGCGGTCCGCAGTGCGCGACCTGCTGCGCCCGGTTCGCCGGCAGCTGTATCTAGGGGCGGGTCTAGCTTTCGTCAGCTCGATGCTCGGCCTGCTTCCCTACGTGGCCGTGGCCGAAATAGGTCGTGAGTTGACGTCTGCACAGCAGGCCGACGTCGTGTGGATGTGGGTGTGGGTCGGTGTCGTCGGCGCTGCGGGGCGGTTGCTGCTGATGGTGGTGGCGAATCTGGTGACGCATTACGCCGATGCCGACTTGCAGCGCTCTCTCCGCGCTCGGCTGGCGCGGCATGCGGCCGTGCTTCCGTTGGGTTGGTTCACCGGACGTGGTTCGGGCGAGCTGAAGAAGGCGATGGAGGACGACATCGAGGACATGCACCACATGGTCGCCCACGCGGTCCTCGACCTTGCCAGCGCGATCGGGCTCCCGATCGTCGCACTGGTTTATCTCACGGCGACGGACTGGCGAATGACCCTGGCCACCCTGGCGGTGCTTCCCCTGGCGTCCTTCGCCATGGGAGCTGCGCACCGGACCATGCCTGCGCGTATGGCCGAGCTGACTGCCGCCCAGGTCGAATTGAACAACGCGACCATCGAGTACGTAGACGGCATCCAGGTCGTGAAGGCCTACGGCGGCGCCGGGCGGACCTATCGCCGTCTGTCCGAGGGCATCGACCGGTTCTGCGATACCCTCGCTGCCTGGACCGCTGAGGCAGGGCGGGCGATGTTCGTCACGCTCCTGCTCCTTTCGCCCGCCTCGGTACTGTTAGTTGTGGCAGGAGCGGGGACCGGATTCGTCGCGGCCGGCTGGCTCGACCCGGTGGACCTGCTGCCCTTCTTGCTCGTCGGCGTCAGCCTGCCCACGCCGTACATGACGATCGCCCAAGGCACCCAACAGCTCCGTAAGGCTCGTGTCGCCGCAGAGCACCTGCGCAACGTGCTCGACCAGCCAGTACTTCCCGAGCCCGACGCACCGCAGACCCCAAGGACGTACAGCATTCGATTCGACGCGGTGACCTTCGGCTACACCGCCGAAAAGCCCGTGCTGCAGTCGGTGGACCTCCTCTGCCGACAAGGTACCGTTACCGCTGTCGTGGGACCATCCGGCTCCGGCAAGACCACTCTCAGCAGGCTTATCCCCAGATTTTTCGATGTTGGTGCTGGATCAGTAACCATCGGCGGTGTCGATGTGCGCGACATCCAGCAGGAAAAGTTGCTGGCCCGCATTGCCATCGTGTTCCAGGATATCGTGCTGTTGCGCGACACGATACGGGAGAACATCCGTCTGGGACGTCCCGGCGCAAGCGACGCCGAGGTCGAGGCGGCTGCTCGTGCCGCCCAGATGCACGAGACGATTCTGGCGCTGCCTGAGGGGTACGACACTGTGATCGCCGGTCGTGGCGGCGTGCTCTCTGGCGGGCAGCGGCAGCGGATCACCATCGCTCGCGCCATCCTTCAAGACGCCCCAATCGTGCTGTTGGACGAAGCGACCGCATATGTCGATCCCGAGAACGAACGCGCCGTCCAGGAAGCTCTAGGCAGATTGGCCCGCGGACGCACTGTGGTCGTGGTCGCGCATCGGTTGTACACGATCCAGCACGCCGATCAGATCGTCGTCCTCGACGCCGGACGAGTGGTCGAACGCGGCACCCATGACGAATTGCTCTCCGCCGGTGGCCGTTACCGGGCCATGTGGACAGCGCAGAACCAGACCCCTCAAGTCACGGCCCCGCGAGGGAAGGACGAGTCCCGATGA
- a CDS encoding TetR/AcrR family transcriptional regulator, whose translation MGRTKPAEQRRSELLDAAEQLLAQKGIAAVTVEDITQAAGVSKGTFYSYFRAREDVLGALRARYIETLLDAQNEAMSLLHPDDWAGRIETWLVAGIRTFLLDPAKHNTLFHLPHGSTGDDVGSEEVGYRHVELLRSLLTAGRDAGGLRIVDPESTAVLLYGSIHHGADYLFHAADPALTERVIAEVRRWCRSFILPEL comes from the coding sequence GTGGGTCGGACCAAACCTGCGGAGCAACGGCGCTCCGAACTTCTCGACGCCGCGGAGCAACTGCTCGCACAGAAGGGCATCGCCGCGGTAACGGTCGAGGACATCACCCAGGCTGCCGGTGTCTCGAAAGGCACCTTCTACTCGTACTTCCGAGCCCGCGAGGACGTTCTCGGAGCCCTCCGCGCGCGATACATCGAGACCTTGCTCGATGCGCAGAACGAGGCGATGTCGCTCCTGCACCCTGATGACTGGGCCGGTCGCATCGAGACATGGCTCGTCGCTGGAATTCGCACCTTCCTGCTCGATCCAGCCAAGCACAACACTTTGTTCCACCTACCGCACGGATCGACCGGCGATGATGTCGGTAGCGAGGAGGTCGGATACCGACATGTCGAGCTACTGAGGTCATTGTTGACGGCCGGACGCGACGCTGGAGGGCTCCGAATTGTGGATCCCGAGTCCACAGCCGTGCTGCTGTACGGCTCGATCCATCACGGTGCCGACTACCTCTTCCACGCCGCGGACCCAGCGCTCACCGAGCGGGTCATCGCCGAGGTACGCCGCTGGTGCCGCTCATTCATCCTCCCCGAGCTCTAG
- a CDS encoding MFS transporter, which yields MNAPSSSSLDHYPITGRLRRYSLIVSLYLVSDIAFSFLFGALTTILLSLGHPKKLVALAPLFGVVYVLRFIAGPIIDRGHPSRKGPYRSWLWATRAALAASLAALSVVDPAHDLPLVFAGLMILLVFAALNDTATNGLAVRILGPTERGLGNGIQVAAATASIVLGTGGALFLYDLGGWRVTLLTLGALFAIPAAMLIGFREPAGEAPAAIQWSRIGTFFTSTTRRTFALIVAPLLVSGAYLVTAVQGALLLDRGWSLSDIATLQGVYAPVVGIIAGLAAGAAISRWGRARPLVVIGVAGMLSVAATLPIAIGDASATVAATGILMMSIGYAAIMTWTNTVYMDNSRADSSATDYSLQATILGLLRMIASTVGLALIPGFGYMAIVLVSVFLTFLGFGVAWRHIRAIE from the coding sequence GTGAATGCCCCGTCGTCGAGCAGTCTGGACCACTACCCCATCACGGGCCGGCTGCGACGTTACTCGCTGATCGTCAGCCTGTACCTGGTCAGCGACATTGCGTTCTCATTCTTGTTCGGGGCGCTCACGACGATTCTGCTGAGCCTCGGCCACCCCAAGAAACTGGTGGCGCTGGCGCCGCTGTTCGGTGTGGTCTACGTGCTGCGATTCATCGCCGGTCCGATTATCGACCGGGGCCACCCGTCTCGTAAGGGGCCATACCGCAGTTGGCTGTGGGCGACTCGAGCAGCCTTGGCTGCGTCGCTCGCCGCGCTGTCTGTGGTTGATCCAGCACATGACCTGCCGCTCGTGTTTGCCGGACTGATGATCCTGCTCGTGTTCGCTGCACTGAACGACACTGCGACGAACGGGCTCGCGGTACGGATTCTGGGACCCACCGAACGAGGGCTGGGCAACGGCATCCAGGTCGCCGCCGCCACTGCGTCGATCGTCCTCGGCACCGGCGGCGCGCTGTTTCTCTACGACCTCGGCGGTTGGCGCGTGACTCTGCTGACTCTCGGGGCGTTATTCGCGATCCCAGCCGCCATGCTGATCGGATTCCGGGAACCCGCAGGCGAGGCCCCGGCCGCGATCCAATGGTCGCGGATAGGTACCTTTTTCACCTCGACGACACGACGCACCTTCGCGCTGATCGTCGCACCTCTCCTGGTTTCCGGCGCGTATCTCGTTACTGCCGTTCAAGGTGCGCTATTGCTGGATCGAGGATGGAGCCTGAGCGATATCGCGACGCTCCAAGGCGTCTACGCGCCGGTGGTCGGCATAATCGCGGGCTTGGCAGCAGGCGCCGCAATCTCACGGTGGGGGCGGGCCCGTCCGCTCGTCGTGATCGGCGTCGCCGGGATGCTGTCCGTCGCGGCGACACTCCCGATCGCCATCGGCGACGCATCCGCCACAGTCGCGGCAACCGGGATACTCATGATGAGTATCGGCTATGCGGCCATCATGACCTGGACCAACACCGTCTACATGGATAACAGCCGTGCGGATTCATCGGCAACGGACTATTCGTTGCAAGCGACGATCCTCGGACTGCTTCGCATGATCGCGAGCACAGTTGGACTCGCGCTCATCCCCGGTTTCGGATACATGGCCATTGTGCTCGTCTCAGTCTTCCTCACATTTCTTGGCTTCGGCGTCGCATGGCGGCACATACGAGCCATCGAGTGA
- a CDS encoding AbrB/MazE/SpoVT family DNA-binding domain-containing protein: MTDCPSARPFSGLPGDGRADRLDGQPTARPALPLPQLHNALPATANYRPRPVDSAGRIDDQRLVALMGWLPGNRLAWSVRDDLAFLSVGVEGTARITVHWCLRLPAELRYATGIRSGDRVLLAPDPAHGVLVLFSPRALHDMAQRRIIEASGGDL, encoded by the coding sequence ATGACCGACTGCCCTTCTGCGCGGCCCTTCTCCGGGCTGCCGGGTGACGGTCGAGCCGACCGGCTCGACGGCCAGCCCACCGCTCGCCCGGCCCTACCGCTGCCGCAGCTTCACAATGCGCTGCCTGCGACCGCGAACTACCGGCCGCGCCCCGTGGACTCCGCCGGGCGCATCGACGACCAGAGGTTGGTGGCTCTCATGGGCTGGCTTCCCGGCAACCGCCTGGCTTGGTCGGTCCGCGATGATCTCGCATTCCTGTCTGTCGGTGTCGAGGGCACCGCGAGGATCACGGTGCACTGGTGTCTGCGACTACCCGCCGAACTGCGTTACGCGACCGGTATCCGATCCGGCGATCGGGTTCTGCTCGCGCCCGATCCCGCGCACGGAGTCCTCGTGCTCTTCTCGCCGAGGGCTCTGCACGATATGGCGCAGCGCCGCATCATCGAGGCATCGGGCGGTGATCTGTGA
- a CDS encoding EamA family transporter has translation MNLCSYAALDRIPLGMAVTIDFVGPLAIALIGSRRTRDALWVAVAGAGVLLLLVDSDGPVSWAGVLFAVAAGVGWGAYIACSAVVGRHTAGHDGLAIAMGLGGLLALPVVIANDAVALLDPLFLLGAAALAVLSSLVPHAIEMAALRRITPAVFGVMMSLEPALAAGVGLLLLGEEMGAAQWAGIGLVVMACAGSARGPRDNADSGGGIQCAEMAVSSTVDRTT, from the coding sequence ATGAACCTGTGTTCCTACGCGGCACTCGATCGCATTCCGCTGGGTATGGCGGTGACGATCGATTTCGTCGGCCCGCTCGCCATCGCGTTGATCGGATCGCGGCGCACGCGCGACGCGCTATGGGTGGCTGTTGCCGGAGCGGGCGTTCTGCTGTTGCTGGTCGACAGTGACGGTCCGGTGTCGTGGGCCGGTGTGCTGTTCGCGGTGGCGGCCGGGGTGGGTTGGGGGGCCTATATCGCGTGCAGCGCCGTGGTCGGCAGGCACACCGCCGGACACGACGGATTGGCGATAGCCATGGGCCTCGGCGGGCTGCTGGCGTTGCCGGTGGTGATCGCGAACGATGCCGTAGCGCTGCTGGATCCGCTCTTCTTGCTGGGCGCCGCGGCCTTGGCGGTGCTCTCGTCGCTGGTGCCGCACGCCATCGAAATGGCGGCTCTGCGCCGGATCACTCCCGCGGTGTTCGGCGTCATGATGAGCTTGGAGCCCGCGTTGGCCGCGGGCGTCGGGCTGCTCTTGCTCGGCGAGGAAATGGGGGCGGCTCAGTGGGCCGGTATCGGCTTGGTGGTCATGGCGTGCGCCGGATCGGCTCGCGGTCCTCGCGACAACGCCGACTCGGGCGGCGGGATTCAGTGCGCCGAAATGGCGGTGTCCAGCACCGTGGACAGAACCACATAG
- a CDS encoding TetR/AcrR family transcriptional regulator, whose protein sequence is MPLPRFHRLPPERQRAIIDAAKAEFAHHGPDAASYNTIIANAGISKSSAYQYFDGKDDILALVLSDVSDRLRRQLGAWVAAETAEEFWARLRETSAGLVAFLRDSPQDLALADAAVTRTPVGDEHSWLADVIGNGLALGVIRADIDRGLLTAASAAVLRAGDHWALTGGDDPDQIFSLLAGLWGPGHAR, encoded by the coding sequence ATGCCGCTGCCCCGCTTCCATCGCCTCCCCCCTGAACGCCAACGCGCCATCATCGACGCCGCGAAGGCCGAATTCGCACATCACGGCCCGGACGCGGCGTCGTACAACACGATCATCGCCAACGCGGGCATCTCGAAGAGTTCCGCCTATCAGTACTTCGACGGAAAGGACGACATACTCGCGTTGGTGTTGTCCGACGTCTCCGACCGGCTGCGGAGACAATTGGGCGCCTGGGTGGCCGCGGAGACCGCCGAGGAGTTCTGGGCTCGCCTGCGCGAGACCTCGGCCGGCCTCGTCGCCTTCCTGCGGGACAGCCCACAGGATCTGGCGCTCGCCGATGCCGCCGTCACCCGGACGCCGGTTGGAGACGAACACTCCTGGCTCGCCGACGTGATCGGCAATGGCCTCGCTCTCGGCGTCATCCGTGCCGACATCGACCGCGGGCTGCTCACCGCGGCGTCCGCCGCCGTCCTGCGCGCCGGCGACCACTGGGCGCTCACCGGCGGAGACGATCCCGATCAGATCTTCAGCCTGCTGGCCGGACTGTGGGGGCCCGGTCATGCGCGGTGA
- a CDS encoding MmcQ/YjbR family DNA-binding protein, producing the protein MSFTGDDVRTFALSLPETSEQFTWGMPTFRVAGKLFLTLPEGETSMAVRCPIIDRDELVLAEPEKFWIAAHEANNAWVRARLTVLDDRDELEAIVLDSWRQAAPRHLLDDAG; encoded by the coding sequence ATGAGTTTCACCGGGGACGATGTCCGAACCTTCGCGCTGTCGCTGCCCGAGACGTCCGAACAGTTCACGTGGGGAATGCCGACATTTCGGGTGGCAGGCAAACTGTTCCTCACCCTCCCGGAGGGAGAGACCTCGATGGCGGTCCGTTGCCCCATCATCGACCGCGACGAACTAGTCCTCGCCGAACCGGAGAAATTCTGGATCGCGGCCCACGAAGCCAACAACGCCTGGGTGCGTGCGCGCCTGACCGTCCTCGATGATCGCGACGAACTGGAAGCCATCGTGCTCGACTCCTGGCGGCAGGCCGCCCCACGGCACCTCCTCGACGACGCCGGATAA
- a CDS encoding lipase maturation factor family protein — MEWFTASEYWLSRQVLTRGVAAVYLIGFLVAARQFRALIGAHGMLPAPRWLARRSFRQTPSIFHFHYSDRFFAAVCWFGAALSAALVAGGADLLPLWAAMFLWATLWVLYLSIVNVGQEWYAFGWESLLLECGFLVIFLGNDRTAPPVLVLWLARWLLFRVEFGAGLIKLRGDPCWRDLTCLYYHHETQPMPGPLSWFFHHLPKPLHRAEVAGNHVAQLVVPFGLFAPQPVASIAAVVVVITQLWLVLSGNFAWLNWITILLACGAISQSAAAAVLPVPTPPPLPEPPPWFVGLVIAFTALVAILSYRPVRNLISSHQAMNRSFDPYHLVNTYGAFGTIGRTRLEVVIEGTDEATVTDRTQWREYEFKGKPGDPRRLPRQWAPYHLRLDWLMWFAAASPRYAQPWLGPFLARLLENDPDTLRLLRHNPFPTTAPRFIRAQLYLYRFTTPRELARTRAWWHRELVSRYLPPLSLDDLQYRSHSHRH; from the coding sequence ATGGAGTGGTTCACCGCGTCCGAATACTGGTTGAGCAGGCAGGTGCTGACCCGCGGCGTGGCGGCCGTCTATCTGATCGGGTTCCTGGTGGCGGCCCGGCAATTCCGGGCGCTCATCGGTGCCCACGGCATGCTGCCGGCGCCGCGGTGGCTGGCCCGGCGGTCCTTCCGGCAGACGCCGAGCATTTTCCACTTCCACTATTCCGATCGCTTCTTCGCCGCTGTTTGCTGGTTCGGTGCGGCACTGTCCGCGGCGCTGGTCGCCGGTGGGGCCGACCTGCTGCCGTTGTGGGCGGCCATGTTCCTGTGGGCGACGTTGTGGGTTCTCTACCTGTCGATCGTCAACGTCGGACAGGAGTGGTATGCCTTCGGCTGGGAGTCGCTGCTGCTGGAATGCGGGTTTCTCGTCATCTTCCTCGGTAACGACCGCACCGCGCCGCCCGTTCTGGTCTTGTGGCTCGCCCGCTGGCTGCTGTTCCGCGTGGAGTTCGGCGCCGGGCTGATCAAGCTGCGCGGAGATCCGTGCTGGCGCGATCTGACCTGCCTGTACTACCACCACGAGACACAACCGATGCCGGGGCCGCTGAGCTGGTTCTTCCATCACCTGCCCAAGCCGCTGCATCGAGCCGAGGTGGCGGGAAACCACGTCGCGCAGCTGGTCGTGCCCTTCGGTTTGTTCGCACCGCAGCCGGTGGCGAGCATCGCCGCCGTCGTCGTGGTCATCACCCAGCTGTGGCTGGTGCTGTCGGGCAATTTCGCCTGGCTGAACTGGATCACGATCCTTCTCGCGTGCGGCGCCATCAGTCAGTCCGCGGCTGCGGCGGTGTTACCGGTGCCCACCCCGCCGCCACTGCCGGAACCGCCGCCGTGGTTCGTGGGACTGGTCATCGCGTTCACCGCGCTGGTGGCGATCCTGAGCTACCGGCCCGTGCGCAACCTGATCTCCAGCCACCAGGCCATGAACCGGTCGTTCGATCCCTATCACCTGGTCAACACCTATGGCGCGTTCGGCACCATCGGCCGTACCCGCCTCGAGGTGGTCATCGAGGGCACCGACGAGGCCACCGTCACCGACCGGACGCAGTGGAGGGAGTACGAGTTCAAAGGCAAACCAGGTGATCCACGGCGGCTCCCACGCCAATGGGCCCCATACCACCTGCGGCTGGACTGGCTCATGTGGTTCGCCGCCGCCTCGCCACGGTACGCGCAGCCGTGGCTGGGCCCGTTCCTCGCCCGACTGCTGGAAAACGACCCGGACACACTGCGCCTGCTACGGCACAACCCCTTCCCTACGACCGCACCGCGTTTCATCCGCGCGCAACTGTATCTGTACCGGTTCACCACACCCCGGGAACTGGCTCGCACCCGGGCGTGGTGGCACCGCGAACTGGTGAGCCGCTACCTTCCACCCCTTTCCCTCGACGACCTGCAATACCGCAGCCACTCCCACCGGCACTGA
- a CDS encoding mechanosensitive ion channel family protein, with the protein MEEVLRPLIVVLGTVAITVTAGLLIDRLLRYSARRSPGNQLPTLLRRVQLPVQVLLGSLALHATYPLAHLDLRQDTMVRTILASAATIAAAWVVIRAADAVAENMLRSYARRTQQVTRVRQLRTQLGLVRRIITSVLVVTTAAVVMLLLFPTLRTLGTSLLASAGVIGIIAGVAAQSTLSNLIAGLQIAFGDSVKIGDTVVVEGEWGIVEEITLAFLTVRIWDDRRLTMPVSYFNNKPYENWSRGGSEITGTVFLYLDHSTPVPLLREHLGEYLRERADWDRRDWGLQVTDTTPTNIVVRATMSAANADDAWNLRCAVREEMLDWLGHHHPHALPKISTAITGSADGDRPLALAASRSGDDGHGFGD; encoded by the coding sequence TTGGAGGAAGTACTACGGCCGCTCATCGTCGTGCTCGGTACAGTCGCGATCACCGTCACGGCAGGCCTGCTGATCGATCGACTGCTGCGTTACAGCGCGCGCAGAAGCCCGGGTAACCAACTGCCCACGCTCTTGCGCCGGGTGCAATTGCCCGTGCAGGTGTTGCTGGGCTCGCTGGCTTTGCATGCCACCTATCCACTGGCGCACCTCGATTTACGCCAGGACACGATGGTTCGCACCATCTTGGCGTCCGCGGCGACGATAGCGGCGGCGTGGGTCGTCATCCGGGCGGCGGACGCCGTCGCGGAGAACATGCTGCGCTCCTACGCCCGGCGTACTCAGCAGGTCACGCGGGTGCGGCAGTTGCGCACGCAGCTCGGCCTGGTGCGGCGCATCATCACATCGGTCCTGGTGGTCACGACCGCCGCCGTGGTGATGCTGCTGCTGTTCCCGACGCTGCGGACGCTGGGCACCTCGTTGCTGGCCTCGGCGGGGGTGATCGGAATCATCGCGGGCGTCGCCGCGCAGTCGACTCTGAGCAATCTGATCGCCGGGTTGCAGATCGCCTTCGGTGATTCGGTCAAGATCGGCGACACCGTCGTCGTCGAGGGGGAGTGGGGCATCGTCGAGGAAATCACGCTCGCATTCCTGACCGTGCGGATCTGGGACGACCGGAGGCTGACCATGCCCGTCTCCTACTTCAACAACAAGCCGTACGAGAACTGGTCGCGCGGCGGCTCGGAGATCACCGGCACGGTCTTCCTGTATCTCGATCACAGCACGCCGGTGCCGCTGCTGCGTGAGCATCTGGGAGAATACCTGCGCGAGCGTGCGGACTGGGACCGTCGTGACTGGGGCCTGCAGGTCACCGACACCACGCCGACCAATATCGTGGTGCGCGCGACCATGTCGGCGGCCAACGCCGACGACGCGTGGAACCTGCGCTGCGCGGTCCGCGAGGAAATGCTCGACTGGCTCGGCCACCACCATCCACACGCGCTGCCGAAGATCTCCACCGCGATCACCGGCTCCGCCGACGGCGACCGCCCTCTGGCGCTGGCGGCCTCCCGTTCCGGCGACGACGGCCACGGTTTCGGCGACTGA